The DNA segment AGAAGATGACCTATTCCAGGCCATGTTGCGATTTTTTTCACAAATAAAAATCTAACTCACTTCCATTCAAGAATCGACACAGAAAGATTCGATACTATAAAGGACAACATCTAGAGGTATGTCATGATGCTACGATTTTCCATTCTTCTCTGCTACTTTTTAGGAATGACTGCAGTTTTTGCAGAAAAACCAGCTTCCGCCACTTTAAAGGAAAGGGACTCCCAGAAACAAATCGACTTACAAAGGAAAAATGGGTTTGGAGACAACGAAATTGATACCTTACATGCTAGTATCATCGAAAACCTCCGTAAGATGAAAAAATTACAAGAGTTAGGTGTCGATAAAACAGCAGCTCAATACTTAGCTCAAACTCCACAAGAACACAAAGAGTTATATAAAAAAGATAAAGATGGAAAACCGTATTTGGAAATCAAACTTCCACAAGGGCAATCCTACATCGATTGGCCTACTGTATTTTTATATGATGGAATTGCTTATATTTATCCCAAAGAGGATTTTAGCGATTTGGACAAAATCATTTTAGCATTCCGAAGAGTGAATGCAGATGGAACCATCCATGTCAAAGAAATGCGTCGCCTCATAAACCCTTCCCCAAGATCAGAAAGCCCTGAAAAAGATGAAAAGGGAGAAGCAAAACTAGATACCAATTCTGATATTCGATTGGAGTACTTTCGATCGTTAACTTCTGATACCATTTGGCCGAACGATCCTGTACAAACTTCAGAAGCTGACATCGCAATGGTGTTAAACGACGAAAAAGATCCACTCCCTTATGACAAACAAAAACATATCATGATGTCTTACAAAAAGATGTTACGTAAGATTGCAAAACAAACTGCTTTTAAATTACGTAGTATCGAATTGGATCAAAAACAAATGATCACAAAAATTTTGGATTATAACACTAACTAAAATTAAAAAAGATCTAAGACTAAAACCTCAAGATTGTTGTTTTTCCCTTCGACTCATGAGGAGCTGCGAAATCGTTTGCTCCTCAGTCACATACTTCCTTTTTAAATAAGACAAAGCATTATTGATAAAACGAGGGACTTTTTTCTCGGCATCTAACAAATCCATTTTCGTTAACATCAATTCGTCGATGGTAGCGAGAGCCAAATTTCTTTGGCTCTGGTGTAATTCAAAATCGTCCTCGTCTTCTACAATCATGTTTTTTCTTGAAAACGGTTGGCCGCCTCGACTCCTCGTTCTTCATTTACGAATAAGTTAATGAGAAGTGATAAAAAGTAAAAGAAAGCAACAACCAAGAAGGCATTTCGTAAACTCACCAATGTTTGGATATAACCGAATAAAAAGAGCCCGAGTGCTGCTGCAATTTTTCCTGAAAGTCCCCACATCCCAAAAAACTCTCCCGATTTTGATTCTGGACTAAAGATACCAACAAGTGCCCTTGAAGCTGATTGTGTGGACCCAAGTCCCATTCCCGCAAGAGAGGAAATAAAAACAAACACCCATTGAACCGTCCAATTTTTTCCAAGCACACCATTCATAAATGCAGTTAGATCATGAACGTAATAAATTAATCCGCAAGTCATAAGCCACAAAACAAGAGTAAGGTTGAATGTTTTTTTAGCACCTATACTATCTTGGATCACACCAAACGCAAGTGCACCAATTGCGGCAGAAATTTGGATGAAAATAAACATTGCTTGTTTATGCTCTGCTTCGATATGAATTTCTTGGGATCCATAAATGAAGGCAAATGAAATGACAATCGCAAGTGCAGCCATTGTAAAAAACAAGGAAACAAGATAGATCATTAAATCTTTGAAGTGAGTTGCATCTTTTAAAGTTTGGATCACTCGGTCTTTCCCAATTTTAAAGTAATTTACCTTATGAGATATCCCAAGTGGAAGGTGTGGTTCTTTTAAAAAAAGAAATGTTGGAATTGCTGCGATTAAGAAAAAAATTGCTGTGTAAGGACCAACTAACTTTAAGTTATCGAAATTATCTAAGGTATAATCACCGAGTGTGGTCGCTAAGGCAACAGATCCAATCCCACCGAAGTAACCAATCCCCCATGCGTAACCGGATATTTTTCCTAGATCCTCTTTAGATCCAAGGAAGGGTAAAAAACTGGATGCAAAGTTTTCGCCCGAAGCAAAGAAAAAATTGGAGAATGCCACAAGCACCATTCCAAGCCAAATCATTCCAGGTTCTACATAATAGAGTAAAAAAGTTGCAACTACACAACCAACGTAACTTAGGAAAAGGAATAATTTTTTCTTAGAACTATAGTCTGTGATGGCACCAAAGATGGGACCTGTTGCAACTACAAATAAATAGGATGCTGCCAGTGCCCATGCCCAGAGAGTATTCCCGATACGGAACGGATTGTCCGATCCAACTTCTGCCGGTACGACGAGTCTTGTGAAAATTTCACAATAAACGACACTGATGATGACTGTGGTATAGGATGAGTTCGCAAAATCAAACATACACCATCCGAAAATTTCACGGTTTTTTTTCTTTTTGGCTTCCGGGTTTTTGTCTTGGGACATAGAGGGTTTCAGAATTTTCCTTGGTTGAAAGTAATTAAAGAGTTTCCCTCCCTTTCGTAAATCTGTCAAATGATTAGTTCAGGTATGGATCCTTTCGATTTAAATTCCCTCATGAGACCAAAACGGGTCTGTTTATGTCGAATGGTGACGGA comes from the Leptospira ellinghausenii genome and includes:
- a CDS encoding LIC13212 family protein, with translation MMLRFSILLCYFLGMTAVFAEKPASATLKERDSQKQIDLQRKNGFGDNEIDTLHASIIENLRKMKKLQELGVDKTAAQYLAQTPQEHKELYKKDKDGKPYLEIKLPQGQSYIDWPTVFLYDGIAYIYPKEDFSDLDKIILAFRRVNADGTIHVKEMRRLINPSPRSESPEKDEKGEAKLDTNSDIRLEYFRSLTSDTIWPNDPVQTSEADIAMVLNDEKDPLPYDKQKHIMMSYKKMLRKIAKQTAFKLRSIELDQKQMITKILDYNTN
- a CDS encoding MFS transporter, translating into MSQDKNPEAKKKKNREIFGWCMFDFANSSYTTVIISVVYCEIFTRLVVPAEVGSDNPFRIGNTLWAWALAASYLFVVATGPIFGAITDYSSKKKLFLFLSYVGCVVATFLLYYVEPGMIWLGMVLVAFSNFFFASGENFASSFLPFLGSKEDLGKISGYAWGIGYFGGIGSVALATTLGDYTLDNFDNLKLVGPYTAIFFLIAAIPTFLFLKEPHLPLGISHKVNYFKIGKDRVIQTLKDATHFKDLMIYLVSLFFTMAALAIVISFAFIYGSQEIHIEAEHKQAMFIFIQISAAIGALAFGVIQDSIGAKKTFNLTLVLWLMTCGLIYYVHDLTAFMNGVLGKNWTVQWVFVFISSLAGMGLGSTQSASRALVGIFSPESKSGEFFGMWGLSGKIAAALGLFLFGYIQTLVSLRNAFLVVAFFYFLSLLINLFVNEERGVEAANRFQEKT